From one Drosophila gunungcola strain Sukarami chromosome 2R unlocalized genomic scaffold, Dgunungcola_SK_2 000006F, whole genome shotgun sequence genomic stretch:
- the LOC128255204 gene encoding uncharacterized protein LOC128255204 isoform X1 gives MSRVSKRVYEAKTAYPDRTKSEEKSFTEVSVPIKKLDTALLLLSSKEECVLLTVFSHITDFARRQDANVLELRAHRLLELLLEKDLFIDSPNIMIRRFALYLLTTLLDNVDMSSFEPEQTDQILELACRFYLMESDDFCIEYLTYILNVCLRDPQMAHGIVEASDFLDKFKLVFVNSENPDTVFNSIEALHRMLLVQSAEQMLDFTTQPDFPVDRIICEVTNEFQEIRKAALKTLKTLLADTGDDSVFEPLHRCFFVLEQLVKAFCENPRGSEAADIIDVLATALRSEKMTKLFFEQNLFDLVVEQVRGHMDLMPLEMRCTIISIFAETAQYEQFLPRMHKAEITDMFISCLMQNKPAPAAFVIQGLHRMSQYPEALRRIVAAYEEGAIRKLVTILMSPEVAIKVREQAAELIARLLVAAFRDTAAQLKEQDIAAVLTAVITQGQPTLSIDLILSLLTIVESLAQNEEYRTILGAYSSLTEQIAQLLMRSYAHSILVNNIFRCLCTLIDEAPVRETLLANYIVSSIKRALKSLSNLVKTSVTNFILQTTRFNEFIDAYIDRGILEVLLDFQKHAFCVSTWAPAIESILSKCPTMKFAIRNGLNFTDITAGKDFYVSRRKFEDFRSFQDILRNDCSPLDAVLVVNFDRPKPDATDVIDVPLRCMHTVSDSPGDQSWNYCKRPGDVRLPQYLEALNQTLAIHGLVENPERIRRSVDFDNVAKRSKLIAQAVFAVMNDNLKIVDLNSTEECSRNTVRCHLQDLRQVLHTNFIPLGMVRSGCQFERAVLFKGLADQIGLPCTLQRSVDGRMLYNEVPLPVEPEKDVHCDKKTLKFMPWRMLRPTHVVDLMYNVGDLYPMQSRQALQYLRLY, from the exons ATGTCTCGCGTTTCGAAGCGGGTCTACGAGGCCAAGACTGCCTATCCGGATCGCACCAAGTCCGAGGAGAAGTCCTTCACCGAGGTGAGTGTGCCGATCAAGAAGCTGGACAcggcgctgctgctgctgagcTCCAAGGAGGAGTGCGTCCTGCTGACCGTCTTCAGTCACATCACGGACTTTGCCCGCCGCCAGGATGCGAATGTCCTGGAGCTAAGGGCCCATCGcctgctggagctgctgctggagaAGGATCTGTTCATCGACTCGCCCAACATAATGATCCGCCGCTTCGCCCTGTACCTGCTCACTACTCTGCTGGACAACGTGGACATGTCCAGCTTTGAGCCGGAGCAGACGGACCAGATCCTGGAGCTGGCCTGCAGATTCTACCTGATGGAGAGCGACGATTTCTGCATCGAATACTTGACCTACATACTCAACGTGTGCCTGAGGGATCCCCAGATGGCCCATGGCATTGTGGAGGCCTCCGATTTCCTGGACAAGTTCAAGCTGGTGTTCGTTAACTCCGAGAATCCGGACACGGTGTTCAACTCGATTGAGGCCCTGCACCGGATGCTGCTGGTCCAGAGTGCCGAGCAGATGCTGGACTTCACCACCCAGCCGGACTTTCCGGTGGATCGGATCATCTGCGAGGTGACCAACGAGTTCCAGGAGATCCGCAAGGCGGCCCTTAAGACCTTGAAGACTTTGCTGGCGGACACCGGGGATGACAGTGTCTTCGAGCCACTGCATCGCTGCTTCTTCGTACTGGAGCAGCTGGTGAAGGCCTTCTGCGAGAATCCACGCGGATCGGAGGCGGCCGATATCATCGATGTGCTGGCCACAGCCCTGCGCTCCGAGAAGATGACCAAGCTGTTCTTCGAGCAGAACCTCTTCGACCTGGTCGTCGAGCAGGTGCGTGGCCACATGGACCTCATGCCGCTGGAGATGCGCTGCACCATCATCTCGATCTTCGCGGAGACGGCGCAGTACGAGCAGTTCCTGCCGCGCATGCACAAGGCCGAGATCACGGACATGTTCATAAGCTGCCTGATGCAGAACAAGCCGGCTCCGGCCGCCTTTGTGATCCAGGGCCTGCACCGCATGTCCCAGTATCCGGAGGCACTGCGTCGCATTGTGGCCGCCTACGAGGAGGGGGCGATCCGTAAGCTGGTCACCATCCTCATGTCCCCGGAGGTGGCCATCAAGGTGCGGGAGCAGGCGGCGGAGCTAATTGCCCGTCTGCTGGTGGCCGCCTTCCGGGACACGGCCGCCCAGTTGAAGGAGCAGGACATAGCCGCCGTTCTCACGGCCGTCATCACCCAGGGTCAGCCCACGCTATCCATAGATCTCATCCTCTCGCTGCTGACGATCGTCGAGAGTCTGGCGCAGAACGAGGAGTACCGCACGATCCTGGGAGCGTATAGCTCCCTAACCGAACAGATTGCCCAGCTCCTGATG CGTTCCTATGCCCACTCCATCCTGGTGAACAACATCTTCCGCTGCCTGTGCACTCTCATCGACGAGGCTCCGGTGCGCGAGACCCTGCTGGCCAACTACATTGTGTCCTCCATCAAGCGAGCCCTGAAATCCCTGTCCAATCTCGTCAAGACCTCGGTGACCAACTTCATTCTGCAGACCACGCGATTCAATGAGTTCATAGATGCCTACATCGATCGTGGTATTTTGGAAGT ATTGTTGGATTTCCAGAAGCATGCCTTCTGCGTTTCCACCTGGGCACCGGCCATCGAGAGCATCCTGTCCAAGTGCCCCACGATGAAGTTCGCCATCCGCAACGGCCTCAACTTTACGGACATCACGGCCGGCAAGGACTTTTATGTGTCGCGCCGGAAGTTTGAGGACTTCCGCAGCTTCCAGGACATCCTGCGCAACGATTGTTCGCCCCTGGATGCCGTGCTGGTGGTGAACTTCGATCGTCCCAAACCGGATGCCACCGATGTGATCGACGTGCCATTGCGTTGTATGCACACGGTGTCGGATTCGCCAGGAGATCAGAGCTGGAACTACTGCAAGCGACCCGGAGATGTCCGCTTGCCGCAGTACTTGGAGGCCCTCAATCAGACGCTAGCG ATCCACGGTTTGGTGGAGAATCCCGAGCGGATTCGTCGCTCCGTTGACTTCGACAACGTGGCTAAGCGGAGCAAGCTGATCGCCCAGGCGGTGTTCGCCGTCATGAATGATAATCTCAAGATTGTGGACCTCAACTCGACTGAGGAGTGCAGCCGGAATACGGTCCGCTGTCATCTGCAAGATCTGCGCCAAGTGCTGCACACGAACTTCATCCCGCTGGGCATGGTGCGCAGTGGTTGCCAGTTCGAGCGGGCCGTCCTCTTCAAGGGCCTGGCGGACCAGATCGGCCTCCCCTGCACCCTGCAGCGCAGTGTGGACGGCCGGATGCTGTACAACGAGGTGCCGCTGCCCGTGGAGCCGGAGAAGGATGTGCACTGCGACAAGAAGACGCTCAAGTTCATGCCCTGGCGCATGCTGCGACCCACCCACGTGGTGGACCTCATGTACAACGTGGGTGACCTTTATCCGATGCAGAGTCGCCAGGCGCTGCAGTACCTCAGACTCTACTAG
- the LOC128255204 gene encoding uncharacterized protein LOC128255204 isoform X2 gives MSRVSKRVYEAKTAYPDRTKSEEKSFTEVSVPIKKLDTALLLLSSKEECVLLTVFSHITDFARRQDANVLELRAHRLLELLLEKDLFIDSPNIMIRRFALYLLTTLLDNVDMSSFEPEQTDQILELACRFYLMESDDFCIEYLTYILNVCLRDPQMAHGIVEASDFLDKFKLVFVNSENPDTVFNSIEALHRMLLVQSAEQMLDFTTQPDFPVDRIICEVTNEFQEIRKAALKTLKTLLADTGDDSVFEPLHRCFFVLEQLVKAFCENPRGSEAADIIDVLATALRSEKMTKLFFEQNLFDLVVEQVRGHMDLMPLEMRCTIISIFAETAQYEQFLPRMHKAEITDMFISCLMQNKPAPAAFVIQGLHRMSQYPEALRRIVAAYEEGAIRKLVTILMSPEVAIKVREQAAELIARLLVAAFRDTAAQLKEQDIAAVLTAVITQGQPTLSIDLILSLLTIVESLAQNEEYRTILGAYSSLTEQIAQLLMRSYAHSILVNNIFRCLCTLIDEAPVRETLLANYIVSSIKRALKSLSNLVKTSVTNFILQTTRFNEFIDAYIDRGILEVLLDFQKHAFCVSTWAPAIESILSKCPTMKFAIRNGLNFTDITAGKDFYVSRRKFEDFRSFQDILRNDCSPLDAVLVVNFDRPKPDATDVIDVPLRCMHTVSDSPGDQSWNYCKRPGDVRLPQYLEALNQTLALPHRSTVWWRIPSGFVAPLTSTTWLSGAS, from the exons ATGTCTCGCGTTTCGAAGCGGGTCTACGAGGCCAAGACTGCCTATCCGGATCGCACCAAGTCCGAGGAGAAGTCCTTCACCGAGGTGAGTGTGCCGATCAAGAAGCTGGACAcggcgctgctgctgctgagcTCCAAGGAGGAGTGCGTCCTGCTGACCGTCTTCAGTCACATCACGGACTTTGCCCGCCGCCAGGATGCGAATGTCCTGGAGCTAAGGGCCCATCGcctgctggagctgctgctggagaAGGATCTGTTCATCGACTCGCCCAACATAATGATCCGCCGCTTCGCCCTGTACCTGCTCACTACTCTGCTGGACAACGTGGACATGTCCAGCTTTGAGCCGGAGCAGACGGACCAGATCCTGGAGCTGGCCTGCAGATTCTACCTGATGGAGAGCGACGATTTCTGCATCGAATACTTGACCTACATACTCAACGTGTGCCTGAGGGATCCCCAGATGGCCCATGGCATTGTGGAGGCCTCCGATTTCCTGGACAAGTTCAAGCTGGTGTTCGTTAACTCCGAGAATCCGGACACGGTGTTCAACTCGATTGAGGCCCTGCACCGGATGCTGCTGGTCCAGAGTGCCGAGCAGATGCTGGACTTCACCACCCAGCCGGACTTTCCGGTGGATCGGATCATCTGCGAGGTGACCAACGAGTTCCAGGAGATCCGCAAGGCGGCCCTTAAGACCTTGAAGACTTTGCTGGCGGACACCGGGGATGACAGTGTCTTCGAGCCACTGCATCGCTGCTTCTTCGTACTGGAGCAGCTGGTGAAGGCCTTCTGCGAGAATCCACGCGGATCGGAGGCGGCCGATATCATCGATGTGCTGGCCACAGCCCTGCGCTCCGAGAAGATGACCAAGCTGTTCTTCGAGCAGAACCTCTTCGACCTGGTCGTCGAGCAGGTGCGTGGCCACATGGACCTCATGCCGCTGGAGATGCGCTGCACCATCATCTCGATCTTCGCGGAGACGGCGCAGTACGAGCAGTTCCTGCCGCGCATGCACAAGGCCGAGATCACGGACATGTTCATAAGCTGCCTGATGCAGAACAAGCCGGCTCCGGCCGCCTTTGTGATCCAGGGCCTGCACCGCATGTCCCAGTATCCGGAGGCACTGCGTCGCATTGTGGCCGCCTACGAGGAGGGGGCGATCCGTAAGCTGGTCACCATCCTCATGTCCCCGGAGGTGGCCATCAAGGTGCGGGAGCAGGCGGCGGAGCTAATTGCCCGTCTGCTGGTGGCCGCCTTCCGGGACACGGCCGCCCAGTTGAAGGAGCAGGACATAGCCGCCGTTCTCACGGCCGTCATCACCCAGGGTCAGCCCACGCTATCCATAGATCTCATCCTCTCGCTGCTGACGATCGTCGAGAGTCTGGCGCAGAACGAGGAGTACCGCACGATCCTGGGAGCGTATAGCTCCCTAACCGAACAGATTGCCCAGCTCCTGATG CGTTCCTATGCCCACTCCATCCTGGTGAACAACATCTTCCGCTGCCTGTGCACTCTCATCGACGAGGCTCCGGTGCGCGAGACCCTGCTGGCCAACTACATTGTGTCCTCCATCAAGCGAGCCCTGAAATCCCTGTCCAATCTCGTCAAGACCTCGGTGACCAACTTCATTCTGCAGACCACGCGATTCAATGAGTTCATAGATGCCTACATCGATCGTGGTATTTTGGAAGT ATTGTTGGATTTCCAGAAGCATGCCTTCTGCGTTTCCACCTGGGCACCGGCCATCGAGAGCATCCTGTCCAAGTGCCCCACGATGAAGTTCGCCATCCGCAACGGCCTCAACTTTACGGACATCACGGCCGGCAAGGACTTTTATGTGTCGCGCCGGAAGTTTGAGGACTTCCGCAGCTTCCAGGACATCCTGCGCAACGATTGTTCGCCCCTGGATGCCGTGCTGGTGGTGAACTTCGATCGTCCCAAACCGGATGCCACCGATGTGATCGACGTGCCATTGCGTTGTATGCACACGGTGTCGGATTCGCCAGGAGATCAGAGCTGGAACTACTGCAAGCGACCCGGAGATGTCCGCTTGCCGCAGTACTTGGAGGCCCTCAATCAGACGCTAGCG ctcCCCCACAGATCCACGGTTTGGTGGAGAATCCCGAGCGGATTCGTCGCTCCGTTGACTTCGACAACGTGGCTAAGCGGAGCAAGCTGA
- the LOC128255201 gene encoding condensin complex subunit 3 isoform X2: MARPKGKANEKATAKRTTGGRKLPSATRKASKDGEKENEDQGVADTSSAPTSASSSAEAMYSIMRHAELKESLHKRFVKEMQQLYTKMGHNSFKQAFINVLKAVLEAEEGNENANTALNFCATFVSTPDETGSEPMLGDTFRWLLTTYSGSPHIRYRICYFINLILKELGPNAALDDSQCDDILEGMLDRVKDVSAMVRKQAVLAMQRLQNPDSPSDPVVCAYQYHLSADPSSNVRQCIISCMGRNYITIPHILQRLWDVDEKVRRHTYVNLCNYPVRSYKVAQRLTLLEQGLNDTSATVRKTVVNYMLKTWIESYQQNYVALTAALKLDSNEEELLRFRRVAKQMLRVIFEQTDHQKLVEQLPLSDDCELHRCIPHESLTVELLIYWQCLSEFLETEQPEMEPVLPELSVFCNYVDKFCQFQKPDMDKFAQVEFQNMLLSLVEILQSYDLGDEIGRGNMRQLISALLKDCLLDHKIVCVLVRCMEQLITDLNDRMQFFIEIIYELCELNTKQNELIHDRSLINKLLDDLDTPLKMKISSLKVRILEMEEQEDNFVRQKEYIRAQSVNDEKTAVTEEYTELIRPVLERNGVLEMPARPKLSKQERVLKGLYICYYMTASPHVHKLTPSLCQLYKDFICRYLACAEVDIFEWAIKCGTTYSMFYEAYSKEVFEVVVDQFCNNNIVRLCETAANCILELLDHYGVDYFNDLNQAGGHVSKTKRRQLYTMQEIYDDDDGSLSQNNEQNSDIIVVMGHYMERVQNKNVGVAIARGLCRLVLRGHLDDRPDVLEQLLKRYFNPNTEAIISQVLGMFFEELRRLNKQCLLQPCFLPTVWTIMNCSIDSPLNGVQPENLTKFFFEMTVQENSTPQTNIHNKLAISFLQYIQNYFTERKEMCRLLAKELTRLSINVFNGPEIKAEMLELADKLIARIGTSHDQKHWELQADGEWQFQSSASSESRGRR; encoded by the exons ATGGCCAGACCGAAGGGGAAGGCGAACGAGAAGGCCACGGCGAAAAGAACAACGGGCGGCAGGAAGCTTCCGTCGGCCACCAGGAAAGCCAGCAAAGATGGGGAGAAAGAGAACGAGGATCAGGGCGTGGCGGACACCTCCTCTGCACCCACATCCGCCTCCTCATCCGCGGAGGCCATGTACTCCATAATGCGGCACGCCGAGCTCAAGGAGTCCCTGCACAAGCGCTTCGTGAAGGAGATGCAGCAACTGTACACAAAG ATGGGCCACAATTCGTTCAAGCAGGCTTTCATCAACGTGTTGAAGGCCGTCCTGGAAGCGGAGGAGGGCAACGAGAATGCCAACACCGCCCTAAACTTCTGCGCCACCTTCGTGAGCACTCCGGACGAGACGGGCTCAGAGCCCATGCTGGGCGATACATTCCGCTGGCTGCTGACG ACCTATTCCGGGAGCCCGCACATCCGCTACCGCATCTGCTACTTTATAAATCTCATACTCAAGGAGCTGGGGCCGAATGCCGCCCTGGATGACAGCCAGTGTGATGACATCCTGGAGGGGATGCTGGACCGCGTCAAGGATGTGTCCGCCATGGTGCGAAAGCAGGCCGTGCTGGCCATGCAACGCCTCCAGAATCCGGACAGTCCCAGTGACCCCGTCGTCTGCGCCTACCAGTATCACCTGTCCGCCGATCCCTCGTCCAACGTGCGCCAGTGCATCATATCGTGCATGGGCCGCAACTACATCACTATTCCGCACATCCTGCAGCGCCTGTGGGACGTGGACGAGAAGGTGCGTCGCCACACGTACGTGAACCTCTGCAACTACCCGGTGCGCTCCTACAAGGTGGCCCAGCGCCTCACCCTGCTGGAGCAGGGACTCAACGACACCTCGGCCACGGTGCGCAAAACGGTGGTCAACTACATGCTCAAGACGTGGATCGAGTCGTACCAGCAAAACTACGTCGCCCTCACGGCCGCCCTCAAGCTGGACTCCAAcgaggaggagctgctgcGCTTCCGGCGCGTGGCCAAGCAAATGCTGAGGGTGATCTTCGAGCAGACGGACCACCAGAAGCTCGTGGAACAGCTGCCGTTGAGCGACGACTGCGAGCTGCATCGCTGCATTCCACACGAATCGCTGACCGTGGAACTGCTGATATACTGGCAGTGTCTCAGCGAGTTTCTGGAGACGGAGCAGCCCGAAATGGAGCCGGTGTTGCCGGAACTCAGCGTCTTCTGCAACTATGTGGATAA GTTCTGTCAGTTTCAAAAGCCCGACATGGACAAGTTCGCCCAGGTCGAGTTCCAGAACATGCTGCTCTCGCTGGTGGAGATCCTGCAGTCGTACGATCTGGGCGATGAAATCGGGCGCGGCAACATGCGCCAGCTGATCTCGGCCCTGCTGAAGGACTGCCTGCTGGACCACAAGATCGTGTGCGTGCTGGTGCGCTGCATGGAGCAACTGATCACCGACCTCAACGATCGGATGCAGTTCTTTATCGAGATCATCTACGAGCTGTGCGAACTGAACACCAAGCAGAACGAGCTGATTCACGACCGCAGTTTGATCAATAAGTTGCTGGACGACTTGGACACGCCGCTGAAGATGAAGATCTCCTCGCTGAAGGTCAGGATCCTGGAAATGGAGGAGCAAGAGGACAACTTTGTCCGCCAGAAGGAGTACATAAGGGCGCAGTCTGTGAACGATGAGAAGACCGCCGTCACCGAGGAGTACACCGAACTGATCCGCCCCGTGCTGGAGCGAAACGGCGTGCTCGAGATGCCCGCCCGTCCGAAGCTCTCCAAGCAGGAGCGCGTGCTGAAGGGCCTATACATCTGCTACTACATGACCGCCTCACCGCACGTGCACAAGCTAACGCCCAGCCTCTGCCAACTGTACAAGGACTTCATCTGCCGATACCTGGCCTGCGCCGAGGTGGACATCTTCGAGTGGGCCATTAAGTGCGGCACCACCTACAGCATGTTCTACGAGGCCTACAGCAAGGAAGTGTTCGAAGTGGTGGTGGACCAGttctgcaacaacaacatcgtGCGGCTGTGCGAGACGGCGGCCAACTGCATATTGGAGCTGCTGGATCACTACGGTGTGGATTACTTCAACGATCTGAACCAGGCCGGCGGACATGTGTCGAAGACAAAGCGACGACAGCTTTACACAATGCAGGAGATCTATGACGACGACGATGGCAGCCTGTCGCAGAACAATGAGCAGAATTCCGACATCATCGTGGTAATGGGCCATTACATGGAGCGGGTGCAGAATAAGAACGTCGGCGTGGCCATCGCTCGCGGCCTTTGCCGCCTGGTGCTCCGCGGCCACTTGGACGATCGCCCGGATGTACTGGAGCAGCTGCTGAAGCGGTACTTTAACCCCAACACCGAGGCCATCATCAGCCAGGTGCTGGGCATGTTCTTCGAGGAGCTGAGACGCCTCAACAAACAGTGTCTCCTGCAGCCATGTTTCCTGCCCACCGTTTGGACCATCATGAACTGCAGCATTGACTCGCCGCTCAACGGCGTCCAGCCCGAAAACCTGACCAAGTTTTTCTTCGAAATGACCGTGcaggagaacagcacgcccCAAACGAATATCCACAACAAACTGGCGATAAGTTTTCTGCAATATATTCAGAACTACTTCACGGAGCGCAAGGAGATGTGCCGCCTTCTGGCCAAGGAGCTCACACGACTTTCTATAAACGTATTTAACGGGCCAGAGATTAAGGCTGAAATGCTTGAACTGGCGGACAAGCTGATAGCT cGAATTGGAACCTCGCATGATCAAAAACATTGGGAACTTCAAGCTGATGGTGAATGGCAGTTTCAATCCTCCGCCTCGTCGGAATCCCGAGGACGGCGATAG